In one window of Bdellovibrio bacteriovorus DNA:
- a CDS encoding CvfB family protein: protein MLDLGHIQKLKIVEIIERGAYLDDGHGNEVLLPLKEVPPDSQQGQELEVFIYRDSEDRLIATLDRPFVEVGAFASLKVKSVDKVGAFLDWGLPKDLFLPFSEQTRDLIPGQYVTVAVYIDNSDRIAASMRWDRHLSKEPAIYKANQAVSLVIMGRTDLGYKALVEGKHSGMLYANEVFERLDIGQKINGFVKQVRPDGKIDLLMQAMGNFGTSDLSVKILEALKAKGGFLPVTDKTDPEEIYRLFGVSKKKYKMALGGLYKKRQIAIEDNGIRLIKA from the coding sequence ATGTTAGATCTGGGTCACATTCAAAAGTTAAAAATCGTCGAAATTATAGAACGCGGAGCCTACCTGGATGACGGGCATGGCAATGAAGTCCTATTGCCTCTTAAAGAAGTTCCACCTGACAGCCAACAGGGTCAAGAGCTTGAGGTTTTTATTTATCGTGATTCCGAGGATCGCTTGATTGCGACATTAGATCGTCCTTTTGTAGAAGTCGGCGCCTTTGCTTCCTTAAAGGTCAAATCCGTGGACAAAGTGGGCGCTTTCTTGGATTGGGGCCTGCCAAAAGATCTTTTCTTGCCTTTTTCAGAACAAACTCGAGATCTTATTCCCGGTCAATACGTGACGGTGGCCGTGTATATCGATAATTCCGATCGAATCGCGGCATCTATGCGTTGGGATCGTCATCTTTCTAAAGAGCCCGCGATTTATAAGGCCAATCAAGCCGTGAGTTTGGTGATCATGGGGCGCACGGATTTAGGTTATAAAGCCTTAGTTGAGGGGAAGCATTCTGGGATGCTTTACGCCAACGAAGTTTTTGAACGCTTAGACATCGGTCAAAAAATCAATGGCTTTGTAAAGCAAGTCCGTCCTGATGGAAAGATCGATTTGTTAATGCAAGCGATGGGAAATTTTGGGACTTCGGATCTTTCCGTGAAGATTTTAGAAGCTTTAAAGGCCAAAGGGGGTTTCTTACCCGTAACAGACAAAACGGATCCGGAAGAAATTTACCGGCTTTTTGGCGTGAGTAAAAAAAAGTATAAAATGGCTTTAGGCGGCCTGTATAAAAAACGCCAAATCGCCATTGAAGACAACGGCATCCGCCTTATTAAAGCTTAA
- the hflX gene encoding GTPase HflX, translating into MDEFLDPQPLKALLIGVQLPKVSDQETQYSLAELSRLVTTLGYEVVGQTSQKRSSTRSATVLGEGKLKDIAKWTGGPGFLGPMFKKKKHKAALRFEKEEEEDSFEGEEFFEESDEPEILEESSGETAPQEKAQVAIFDCELSPSQLRNMEHVLGVPVLDRTGVIIEIFNRHARTREAKLQVEIARLRYVAPRLRETGGGEDRGGGGIGAKGAGESVIELDRRHIRDRIKELKDELASISQEHETRRARRSQELVVALVGYTNAGKSSLMRALTGSEIYVADKLFATLDTTVRILQPETKPKILVSDTVGFIKKLPHDLVASFKSTLDEASNASLLLYVVDCSDPTFRSQLEVTKTTLREVGAGEIDNVLILNKVDRLTAEERASLAAEFPQGYFLSAHNPDDITQLHTYLVKHFENSMVDEDLFIPYDVQKAIGEIRGKFAILGEEYDERGVTLKVRASPEDIRRLKTRHGI; encoded by the coding sequence ATGGACGAATTCTTAGATCCCCAACCATTAAAAGCCCTTCTTATCGGCGTGCAGCTGCCGAAAGTGTCAGACCAAGAAACTCAATACTCCCTGGCGGAACTATCACGCTTAGTGACGACCTTGGGTTACGAGGTTGTTGGACAAACCTCTCAAAAACGCAGTTCGACTCGTTCGGCGACCGTTTTAGGTGAAGGTAAACTGAAAGACATAGCCAAATGGACCGGTGGCCCGGGATTTTTAGGTCCGATGTTTAAAAAGAAAAAACATAAAGCCGCCCTTCGCTTTGAAAAAGAGGAAGAAGAAGATTCTTTTGAAGGTGAAGAGTTTTTTGAAGAATCAGATGAGCCTGAAATCTTGGAAGAATCATCCGGTGAAACCGCTCCTCAAGAAAAAGCGCAAGTCGCTATTTTTGACTGTGAACTTTCTCCGTCGCAGTTGCGCAACATGGAACACGTATTAGGCGTTCCGGTTTTAGATCGCACCGGCGTGATCATTGAAATCTTTAATCGCCATGCACGCACTCGCGAAGCTAAACTTCAGGTTGAAATTGCACGTTTAAGATACGTGGCTCCCCGTTTGCGTGAAACCGGTGGTGGCGAAGACCGTGGTGGTGGCGGCATTGGGGCTAAAGGGGCCGGTGAATCCGTGATTGAACTGGATCGTCGTCACATCCGGGATCGCATCAAAGAACTTAAAGACGAGTTGGCTTCGATTTCTCAAGAACACGAAACGCGTCGTGCCCGTCGTTCTCAAGAGCTGGTAGTGGCGCTTGTTGGCTACACCAATGCCGGAAAATCTTCGTTGATGCGTGCGCTGACTGGCAGTGAGATCTATGTCGCCGACAAGTTGTTTGCGACCTTAGATACCACTGTGCGTATCTTGCAACCAGAAACCAAGCCGAAGATTTTAGTTTCTGACACTGTGGGGTTTATTAAAAAACTTCCGCATGATCTGGTCGCTTCTTTTAAGTCGACTTTGGATGAAGCTTCTAATGCGTCTTTATTATTATATGTGGTCGACTGTTCCGACCCCACATTCCGCTCGCAATTAGAGGTTACCAAAACCACTTTGCGAGAAGTGGGCGCCGGTGAAATTGACAATGTTTTGATCTTAAACAAAGTTGATCGTTTGACGGCAGAAGAACGTGCCTCGCTCGCGGCCGAATTCCCGCAAGGGTATTTCTTATCGGCGCACAATCCGGATGACATCACGCAGCTGCATACGTATTTAGTAAAACATTTTGAAAACAGTATGGTCGACGAAGATCTCTTCATTCCCTATGATGTACAAAAAGCCATCGGAGAGATCCGCGGAAAATTTGCGATCTTAGGTGAAGAATACGATGAAAGAGGTGTCACTTTAAAAGTGCGTGCTTCGCCCGAAGACATTCGTCGTCTTAAGACCCGTCACGGCATTTAA
- a CDS encoding DEAD/DEAH box helicase: MTPVTTVDNFESFGLSTLLLASMSDMGFTTPTPIQRQALPLLLAGAQDFIGLASTGTGKTAAFGIPLIENIDATIKDTQALVMSPTRELALQVAEQLALLGKKKGVRVVTIYGGSSYRTQMEGIKRGAHIVVATPGRLVDFLEQKIIKLQKVKTVVLDEADEMLSMGFKEDMEFILKATQPDDAADSARAACRTWLFSATMSPEVKRLSSTYLDNPETVQVNKVGAAETIEQVYYTVKDSYKTEVIGRLLQTLPEFYGIIFCQTKMEVAELADVLTQRGFPADSLHGDKSQQEREATLKKFKRRDVKVIVATDVAARGLDIKDLTHVINHSLPWDSESYVHRIGRTGRNGQKGTAITLVNPAQLNLLRRVMINTKAVLVKGVIPSADEVAGLKIKDVLERVGTMKTEAPELELAADLIQDLIQAGEIDFKELSKEDLLARFIVAYFPNVFVKNDSFMDYMGDRIPRELLPRDAQDNRFTRNREGGGDDRGPRRGGGRFGGRGGGGGFRGRNDRGDRGERAEFSGGGERSERPRFNDRGGEDRAPRGERSFRARPSEGGVGGFRSERAPRAERSERSERSERPASARGAEARGGDRPERRDHPGIKRFRAGKKRYDD; this comes from the coding sequence ATGACTCCAGTCACTACTGTTGATAATTTTGAAAGCTTTGGTTTAAGCACGCTTCTTTTAGCGTCTATGTCTGACATGGGTTTCACCACCCCTACTCCCATCCAACGCCAAGCTTTGCCTTTGCTTTTAGCCGGCGCTCAAGACTTTATCGGTCTTGCTTCTACGGGCACGGGTAAAACAGCGGCTTTCGGTATTCCTCTTATTGAAAACATTGATGCCACCATCAAAGACACCCAAGCTCTGGTGATGAGCCCCACGCGTGAATTAGCCCTGCAAGTGGCTGAGCAATTGGCTTTGTTAGGTAAGAAAAAAGGCGTTCGCGTCGTGACGATTTATGGTGGTTCCAGCTACCGCACACAAATGGAAGGTATTAAACGTGGCGCCCACATCGTGGTCGCGACACCGGGCCGTTTGGTAGATTTCTTAGAACAAAAAATCATCAAACTGCAAAAAGTGAAAACGGTCGTTTTAGATGAAGCCGATGAGATGCTTTCTATGGGCTTTAAAGAAGACATGGAATTTATCTTAAAAGCGACTCAACCCGATGACGCTGCTGATTCGGCACGCGCGGCTTGCCGTACTTGGTTGTTTTCCGCAACGATGAGCCCTGAAGTAAAACGTCTTTCATCGACTTACTTAGACAATCCAGAAACTGTTCAAGTCAATAAAGTCGGCGCAGCTGAGACTATCGAACAAGTTTATTACACGGTGAAAGATTCTTATAAAACAGAAGTGATCGGCCGCTTGTTACAAACTCTTCCAGAATTTTACGGCATCATCTTCTGCCAAACCAAAATGGAAGTGGCAGAGCTTGCTGACGTATTAACTCAACGGGGTTTCCCCGCAGATTCTTTGCACGGGGATAAATCACAACAAGAGCGTGAAGCGACTTTGAAAAAGTTCAAACGCCGTGACGTGAAAGTCATCGTGGCGACGGACGTGGCGGCGCGTGGTTTAGACATCAAAGATCTTACTCACGTGATCAATCACTCTTTACCATGGGATTCAGAGTCTTATGTTCACCGTATCGGTCGTACCGGCCGTAACGGACAAAAAGGCACGGCGATCACTTTGGTCAATCCCGCGCAATTAAACCTTCTTCGTCGCGTGATGATCAATACAAAAGCGGTCCTTGTAAAAGGCGTGATCCCTTCAGCAGATGAAGTTGCGGGTCTAAAAATCAAAGACGTTTTAGAGCGCGTCGGCACCATGAAAACCGAAGCTCCAGAACTCGAGTTGGCGGCGGATTTAATCCAAGATCTTATCCAAGCCGGCGAAATCGACTTTAAAGAGCTTTCTAAAGAAGATCTTTTAGCTCGCTTTATTGTCGCTTACTTCCCGAACGTGTTTGTTAAAAATGATTCTTTCATGGATTATATGGGCGACCGTATTCCTCGCGAATTGTTGCCTCGTGATGCTCAAGACAACCGCTTCACTCGCAACCGTGAAGGTGGCGGTGATGATCGCGGGCCTCGTCGTGGCGGTGGTCGCTTCGGCGGTCGCGGCGGTGGCGGCGGATTCCGTGGTCGTAATGACCGTGGTGATCGCGGCGAGCGCGCTGAATTTTCTGGCGGCGGTGAGCGCTCTGAGCGTCCTCGTTTTAACGACCGTGGTGGTGAAGACCGCGCCCCGCGTGGTGAGCGTTCTTTCCGCGCAAGACCTTCTGAAGGTGGCGTAGGTGGGTTTCGTTCTGAGCGTGCTCCCCGCGCGGAAAGATCTGAGCGCAGCGAGCGTTCTGAAAGACCGGCTTCTGCTCGCGGGGCCGAAGCCCGTGGTGGGGACCGTCCAGAACGCCGTGACCACCCCGGAATCAAAAGATTCCGCGCGGGTAAAAAGCGTTACGATGACTAG
- a CDS encoding TolC family protein — MKSVVVLALSLLVATSAVAGPTVTVNASVLRKTYLARNTQVARALNEVNIAKAQVAQARMSLLPAVNLGAVLGGGQSFMLNSIQVLLPFLLPSNWLNLRENQYLLNAQGSAYYLAQLNGYASAYSLYATIVGDIKLRSALQTQYEIYQQIEEQLRIPAEQGIIRKEDYLQAQAQTQMARVQLSQVSELVKREKAAVRQMLGLPLTTEILFETNRVPASAFEGMSTSGLLAKVQARSPEVAQMNSLLQAGKTATWKAAFSFLSGASMSSTRDPMGGFTNVKGLGSVDWGFGYFPNLEISNLNVRDVQLQRQQLNYDQAQLVEVNLLSLQEAKIQYDASASAERNLKEVYEAEILRYQQGIISIVDLLQIGTNQTNAIMARIKASTSIDTIRINLHRMTLSDQFQYIPNCVIKTKAAKNLGDIFKPKELVTLDQACLRR, encoded by the coding sequence ATGAAGTCTGTAGTAGTTCTTGCCTTGAGCCTGTTAGTTGCGACGTCTGCTGTTGCAGGTCCAACAGTCACCGTTAATGCCAGTGTCCTTCGCAAAACGTACCTAGCTCGCAACACTCAAGTCGCGCGCGCTTTGAATGAAGTGAATATTGCGAAAGCCCAAGTAGCCCAAGCGCGTATGAGCTTGTTACCGGCCGTCAACCTAGGGGCTGTTCTGGGTGGGGGCCAAAGCTTCATGCTTAACTCCATCCAAGTCCTTTTACCTTTCTTGCTTCCAAGCAACTGGTTGAATCTTCGCGAAAACCAATATCTTTTAAATGCTCAAGGCTCTGCTTACTATCTAGCACAACTTAACGGTTACGCTTCGGCTTACTCTTTGTACGCGACGATCGTTGGTGACATCAAATTGCGTTCAGCTTTACAAACGCAATATGAAATCTACCAACAAATCGAAGAGCAACTTCGCATTCCAGCTGAACAAGGCATCATCCGCAAAGAAGACTATCTTCAAGCGCAAGCCCAAACTCAAATGGCTCGCGTTCAGCTTTCTCAAGTTTCAGAGCTTGTGAAACGCGAAAAAGCGGCCGTTCGCCAAATGTTGGGTTTACCTTTAACGACCGAAATTCTTTTTGAAACAAATCGCGTTCCGGCCTCGGCGTTTGAAGGCATGAGCACTTCAGGCTTGTTGGCGAAAGTTCAAGCGCGTTCTCCGGAAGTAGCGCAAATGAATTCACTTTTGCAAGCGGGTAAAACAGCCACTTGGAAAGCAGCTTTCAGTTTCTTAAGTGGTGCTTCGATGAGCTCAACTCGCGATCCCATGGGGGGCTTTACCAACGTTAAAGGTCTTGGTTCTGTGGACTGGGGCTTTGGCTACTTCCCGAACCTCGAAATCTCAAACTTGAACGTGCGTGATGTGCAATTACAAAGACAGCAATTAAACTATGACCAAGCTCAATTGGTCGAAGTGAACTTGCTTTCATTACAAGAAGCAAAAATTCAGTACGATGCTTCAGCTTCTGCTGAAAGAAATCTTAAAGAAGTTTATGAAGCTGAAATCCTTCGTTACCAACAAGGTATCATCAGCATCGTGGACCTTTTGCAAATTGGTACTAACCAAACAAATGCCATCATGGCGCGCATCAAAGCTTCCACTTCGATCGACACGATTCGCATTAACTTGCACCGTATGACTTTGTCTGACCAGTTCCAATACATCCCGAACTGCGTGATCAAAACTAAAGCGGCCAAAAATTTGGGCGACATCTTTAAACCAAAAGAATTGGTCACTTTGGACCAAGCTTGTCTTCGCCGCTAA
- a CDS encoding DEAD/DEAH box helicase gives MTKLDSISFFLEDAPLLKDESLSSFLTEDLSAYSFHTPNPHRELLAPSTWHMPEVFRKKLTAFSEHYFNEVNEQNRWTSIIVYNFSNGLQLSSREILRHPFHRIVPRELLPQPRKENVDVFQRWPLGQQKENVFLSHNMREVADIMQALFAQIVTEHRQGKIPLYIQTKFEPERGFLVRSVSFDPSEELDWRVEFADKQELIAEFKLVSSRKKFYHFFDTFALQPEDGAMIVHPWLTEFRGLEQSLSLLGEDRAELTFTPGAMPSVEVTGDLEAKSLLKHLRHRSIPVKITGGSETLGAERSLTDIYLNDKGDFYIQHRARVMGQKDVISRGWTPRSVLYLRALSEGLPYLLNSDAKDMATKSRRSREWDIKLLKHLGVLQYLLLETLSYHFEGELTDGRIVSEKEIFPLLHGNVHALLIAGSGVILAKDMTLSELISKPVLSCFEDFVSKTLKVMKSPESFYSEAGEVILEGVVEREFRLIFELLKKLALRTRGEIFRKARTSFLSRIWDGDAEKDSALKEGLFHFPRNSEEDSRVHETLESLQDLLLHGFKLFYHGQALQELNDDDFLVDFNLQADGHGKDFNWFELHPRFFLHGVELDPNEVGALGRGGVIEHEGKIYLVPKKQMPSLRRLENFWLKLQKGKKDAAAKKNGDKIYQLPRHQVLELLALRASGYGIRGDEEWKRLCAFYDSLGETRHEIEIPKTVKADLKPYQLRGVQWLRDLYSLRLGALLADDMGLGKTLQTLTFLEDLRSKGELGQVLVVVPSSLIYNWQSEIEKFTPQLPLAVFTSKDMDRVGRRLEHKEDLVVMTTYGLLMEQEQFFAQYKYRVVIFDEAQNLKNITTKRTSSARSLAAQFKICLTGTPMENHYGEFYSLVDILVPGSLGKVEDFRREFVNTDLVSREQMEDLKLKIKPLLLRRTKKEILDQLPEKQETKVSIAFEERQKEIYRDIALAYNNSVQESLMTQGEARVQLQMLTALLRLRQACSDPGALPNIQYDKVPPKLEALLDSLTEIVESGESALVFTQFIQTLEHTAKLLAQAGIPVFVLHGGVPTKQRQKILTEFNKLEGGAVLVMTLKTGGVGLNLTKASYVFHLEPWWNPSVENQATDRAHRLGQNKAVQVFRYIMHESLEEKIELLKVRKDKKFEVLFSNSEKEADLGPGSGALSKDDFDMLLGLK, from the coding sequence GTGACAAAGTTAGATTCGATCAGTTTCTTTTTAGAAGACGCGCCTTTGTTGAAAGACGAGTCCTTATCGTCATTTTTAACTGAAGATTTAAGCGCTTATTCATTTCACACGCCCAATCCACACCGTGAGCTGTTGGCCCCCTCTACCTGGCATATGCCGGAAGTCTTCCGAAAAAAATTAACCGCCTTTTCCGAACACTACTTTAACGAGGTCAATGAACAGAATCGTTGGACTTCCATCATTGTTTATAACTTTAGCAATGGTTTGCAGTTAAGCTCGCGTGAGATCTTACGTCATCCCTTTCATCGAATTGTTCCGCGCGAACTTTTGCCGCAACCTCGTAAAGAAAATGTGGATGTTTTTCAGCGCTGGCCGCTGGGGCAACAAAAAGAAAATGTGTTTTTAAGTCATAATATGCGAGAAGTGGCGGATATTATGCAGGCCCTGTTTGCCCAAATTGTGACTGAGCATCGTCAAGGAAAGATTCCATTATACATCCAGACCAAATTTGAACCCGAACGTGGGTTCTTAGTTCGTTCCGTCAGCTTTGACCCCAGTGAAGAACTAGATTGGCGCGTAGAGTTCGCGGATAAGCAAGAACTGATTGCGGAATTTAAGCTGGTGTCCAGTCGTAAAAAATTCTATCACTTTTTTGATACATTTGCTTTGCAGCCGGAAGACGGAGCGATGATCGTGCATCCATGGCTGACAGAGTTCCGTGGCTTAGAGCAGTCATTGTCTTTATTAGGTGAGGATCGCGCTGAATTGACATTCACGCCCGGGGCCATGCCTTCCGTGGAAGTGACCGGAGACCTTGAAGCGAAATCTTTATTGAAGCATCTTCGTCACCGCAGCATTCCCGTTAAAATCACGGGCGGCAGTGAAACTTTGGGTGCAGAGCGCAGTTTGACGGATATTTATCTGAACGATAAGGGTGATTTCTATATCCAACATCGTGCGCGCGTGATGGGACAAAAAGATGTCATCAGCCGTGGTTGGACCCCACGCTCGGTCTTGTACCTGCGGGCCCTTTCTGAAGGCTTACCTTATTTATTAAACTCTGACGCCAAAGATATGGCGACAAAATCTCGTCGCAGTCGCGAATGGGATATTAAGCTTTTAAAACATCTCGGAGTGCTGCAATACCTGTTGCTGGAAACTTTGTCCTATCATTTTGAAGGTGAATTGACCGATGGTCGTATCGTCAGCGAAAAAGAGATTTTTCCGTTATTGCATGGAAACGTTCATGCCCTGCTTATTGCAGGATCCGGAGTGATCTTAGCTAAAGACATGACATTGTCTGAGCTTATTTCTAAACCGGTTTTAAGCTGTTTTGAAGATTTCGTTTCTAAAACTTTGAAAGTGATGAAGTCCCCTGAATCTTTTTACTCTGAAGCCGGTGAAGTGATTTTAGAAGGTGTGGTCGAGCGTGAATTCCGTTTGATCTTTGAGCTTCTAAAAAAACTGGCCCTGCGCACACGCGGAGAGATTTTCCGCAAAGCGCGCACGTCGTTCTTATCTCGTATTTGGGACGGAGATGCGGAAAAAGATTCGGCATTAAAAGAAGGCCTGTTTCATTTTCCAAGAAATTCGGAAGAGGATTCTCGGGTTCACGAAACTTTAGAGTCTTTACAAGATCTTTTGCTGCATGGGTTTAAACTTTTCTATCATGGTCAGGCATTACAAGAGCTGAACGATGATGACTTCTTAGTTGATTTCAACTTACAGGCCGATGGCCACGGTAAAGACTTTAACTGGTTTGAGTTGCACCCGCGATTTTTCTTACACGGCGTCGAGTTAGACCCCAATGAAGTGGGCGCGTTAGGTCGTGGTGGTGTGATTGAGCATGAAGGAAAGATTTATCTGGTTCCTAAAAAACAGATGCCGTCCTTACGCCGCCTGGAAAATTTCTGGTTGAAGCTTCAAAAAGGAAAAAAAGACGCGGCCGCCAAAAAGAATGGCGACAAGATTTACCAGCTGCCTCGTCATCAAGTTTTAGAACTTTTGGCTTTGAGGGCGTCGGGGTACGGTATTCGGGGGGATGAAGAGTGGAAGCGTCTTTGTGCGTTTTATGACTCTTTAGGTGAAACACGTCATGAGATTGAAATCCCAAAAACGGTCAAAGCAGATTTAAAACCATATCAGCTGCGCGGAGTGCAGTGGCTGCGGGATCTTTACAGTCTGCGCCTGGGAGCTTTGCTGGCCGATGATATGGGTTTAGGAAAGACCTTGCAGACCTTGACGTTCTTAGAAGACTTGCGATCTAAGGGGGAATTGGGGCAAGTCCTGGTCGTTGTGCCGTCTTCGCTTATTTACAACTGGCAAAGTGAGATTGAAAAGTTCACACCTCAGTTGCCGTTGGCGGTGTTTACTAGTAAAGACATGGACCGCGTGGGTCGTCGTCTGGAACATAAAGAAGATCTGGTCGTGATGACAACCTATGGTCTTTTAATGGAACAAGAACAGTTCTTTGCGCAATACAAATATCGCGTGGTGATTTTTGATGAAGCGCAAAACTTAAAAAATATCACGACTAAGCGAACAAGTTCGGCACGCTCCTTAGCCGCACAATTTAAAATTTGCCTGACGGGGACGCCCATGGAAAATCACTACGGCGAATTTTATTCATTAGTGGATATCCTAGTTCCGGGCAGTTTAGGAAAAGTCGAAGACTTCCGTCGTGAATTTGTGAATACCGATCTTGTGTCCCGCGAGCAAATGGAGGACCTAAAGCTTAAAATCAAACCTTTGCTTTTAAGACGGACCAAAAAAGAAATCCTTGATCAGTTGCCCGAAAAACAAGAAACCAAAGTCAGCATCGCCTTTGAAGAACGCCAAAAGGAAATCTATCGCGATATCGCCTTAGCTTATAACAACAGCGTCCAAGAAAGTCTGATGACTCAAGGTGAAGCGCGCGTGCAGTTGCAGATGTTAACGGCGCTATTGCGCTTGCGCCAAGCGTGTTCAGACCCCGGGGCCCTGCCCAATATTCAGTACGACAAAGTGCCGCCGAAGTTAGAAGCGCTGCTGGATTCTCTAACGGAAATTGTAGAATCTGGCGAAAGTGCTTTGGTCTTTACGCAATTTATTCAAACCCTCGAACACACGGCCAAGTTATTGGCGCAGGCCGGAATTCCGGTATTTGTTCTGCACGGCGGGGTGCCAACAAAGCAGCGCCAAAAAATCCTGACAGAGTTTAATAAACTTGAAGGTGGTGCGGTCTTAGTGATGACTTTAAAAACCGGTGGTGTGGGTTTAAATCTGACCAAAGCGAGTTATGTATTCCACTTAGAACCGTGGTGGAATCCCTCCGTAGAAAATCAGGCCACCGACCGTGCGCACCGCTTAGGACAAAACAAAGCCGTGCAAGTATTTCGTTATATCATGCATGAGTCTTTAGAGGAAAAGATCGAACTCCTGAAGGTCCGCAAGGATAAAAAGTTCGAAGTGTTATTCTCGAACTCTGAAAAAGAGGCAGATCTGGGGCCAGGCTCTGGCGCTTTGAGTAAAGATGACTTCGACATGTTGTTGGGCTTGAAATGA
- a CDS encoding TonB-dependent siderophore receptor produces MKIDILFIVLFAVLYSLNLSAQNHSNASELSTVEVSASQEASPATYFPQIPLESLPLSSQVLSESEKDSAQILRLSDITRVDASASDSYNASGYWDFLTVRGYTLDNRFSYLREGLPINAETSIPLDNKKSIEILNGLSGMQIGASSPGGMVNLNVLRPPALGTAKKIFTSVNDEGGYLFGADVGGRLEKNAYRAVVAYEELKPPIDHNQGHRYLVSYAHDFIFSDTTLLQFEIENSKRSQPSQASLSLLGNRIPDPAPRVNLNNQPWTTPVVFGATTSTLAFHHRFSAYLQGSVIFGIQDLKTDDRLAYPYGCSAENNFDRYCSDGSFDVYDFRSDNEHRRSESAKVVLSWTDSSGALSHALQVGALAYQNRDRFNKQAYNYVGIGNTNTSPVLPEDGSLNDENTNRDSDVLDLFAYDSVKYYSWGLWAGARSSHIKRSSVRTNGSRPTSYDESYLLPWAAVSYDFENAFAYLSYGTGVETFVTPNRPTYTNPGQFVDDVRSQQFELGLRDPKGAAWKIAVFEIHRPVVADAAPEYKVDGKAAHRGIEAEVKTDVSAWTLGASTMLLEAKRVESTLQPDLNDKRPVNVPKSIWRAFTNYNVNANLKLSGLFSYEGDRAITGDNSLLLKSWSRWDLGGIYTWRRSPNTFNAQLFIENVLDSKFWKESPTQYGHIYLYAAKERTLTLSLNTTF; encoded by the coding sequence ATGAAAATCGATATCCTATTTATTGTTCTATTTGCGGTTCTTTATTCTTTAAATCTTTCCGCACAAAATCATAGTAATGCTTCTGAGCTTTCAACCGTTGAAGTTTCAGCAAGCCAAGAGGCTTCGCCTGCAACTTATTTCCCACAAATTCCGTTAGAAAGTCTGCCACTAAGTTCGCAAGTACTTTCTGAAAGTGAAAAAGACAGCGCCCAGATTTTGCGTCTTTCCGATATCACTCGCGTGGATGCTTCGGCGTCGGATTCTTATAATGCTAGCGGATACTGGGATTTTTTAACCGTTCGCGGATACACTTTAGACAATCGCTTTAGTTACTTGCGAGAAGGACTGCCAATCAATGCCGAAACCTCTATCCCCTTAGACAACAAAAAATCCATCGAAATTCTAAACGGACTTTCTGGCATGCAAATAGGCGCAAGCTCGCCGGGCGGCATGGTAAACTTGAATGTTTTGCGCCCCCCCGCTTTGGGAACTGCAAAAAAGATTTTCACCTCTGTCAACGACGAGGGTGGCTATTTATTCGGAGCTGATGTCGGTGGCCGACTAGAAAAAAATGCTTATCGTGCCGTCGTCGCTTATGAAGAACTAAAACCACCCATTGATCACAATCAGGGCCATCGTTATCTTGTCAGCTATGCCCATGACTTTATATTTAGTGACACCACTCTTTTACAGTTTGAAATTGAAAACTCTAAAAGATCACAACCTAGTCAAGCCTCTTTAAGTCTTTTAGGAAACCGCATCCCAGATCCGGCTCCACGTGTAAATTTAAACAACCAACCTTGGACGACCCCGGTGGTTTTTGGCGCAACCACAAGCACACTGGCCTTTCATCACCGTTTTTCGGCTTATCTGCAGGGTTCTGTCATTTTCGGCATTCAAGATCTAAAGACGGACGACCGCTTGGCCTATCCCTATGGATGTTCGGCAGAAAATAATTTCGATCGTTATTGTTCCGATGGCAGCTTTGACGTTTATGATTTTCGCAGTGATAACGAACATCGCCGAAGCGAAAGTGCTAAGGTCGTACTGAGTTGGACAGATTCATCCGGGGCTTTGTCGCACGCTTTACAAGTAGGTGCTTTGGCGTATCAGAATCGCGATCGCTTTAATAAGCAGGCTTATAATTATGTGGGGATAGGCAATACGAACACCTCCCCTGTTTTACCTGAAGATGGATCTTTAAACGATGAAAACACCAACCGCGATTCAGATGTTTTGGATCTGTTCGCCTATGATTCGGTAAAGTATTATTCTTGGGGCCTATGGGCCGGAGCAAGGTCAAGCCATATTAAGCGCTCCAGCGTTCGCACCAATGGTTCGCGTCCTACAAGTTATGATGAAAGTTATCTTTTACCTTGGGCCGCCGTTTCTTATGACTTTGAAAATGCTTTTGCCTATTTGAGTTATGGCACTGGCGTGGAAACCTTTGTGACCCCCAATCGTCCGACTTACACCAACCCGGGTCAGTTCGTCGATGATGTGCGCAGCCAGCAGTTTGAGCTGGGTTTGCGTGATCCGAAAGGAGCCGCTTGGAAAATCGCTGTTTTTGAAATCCACCGGCCGGTCGTGGCCGATGCGGCCCCCGAATACAAAGTGGATGGGAAAGCCGCACATCGCGGCATTGAAGCCGAAGTTAAAACAGATGTTTCCGCGTGGACGCTAGGCGCTTCCACCATGCTTTTAGAAGCTAAGCGTGTCGAGAGTACCTTACAGCCCGATCTCAATGACAAACGTCCCGTGAATGTTCCCAAAAGTATTTGGCGCGCTTTTACGAATTATAATGTCAACGCGAACCTTAAACTGTCAGGATTATTTTCCTATGAAGGCGATCGCGCGATCACCGGTGACAATTCGTTACTTTTAAAATCGTGGAGTCGCTGGGACTTAGGCGGCATCTATACTTGGCGTCGTTCACCAAACACATTCAATGCGCAGCTCTTTATTGAAAACGTTTTAGATTCAAAATTCTGGAAAGAATCACCGACTCAATATGGTCATATTTATCTTTACGCGGCCAAAGAGCGCACTTTGACCTTAAGTCTTAATACCACGTTTTAG